A segment of the Hallerella succinigenes genome:
ATCGAGGCCCGGAGCGGCCTGCTGAATCTGGGATCGGTAATCCTGAATTTGTGCAGCACTTGTAATCGGCGGAACCGTATTCGGCATCACGAGAATGCGGCCAAATTCCTTCGCAATAGACTTTGCATAGTTTTCTAGCAACACGCCTTGGCGAAGGTGTACATGGAAATCATCGGGTAACGGAAGTTCTAACATTTTCATCACAAAAGAAAATAGCATTTTTAATATATATTAAGGTCATGATTCCCCTCCGCAAACTTCTCGTTCCCCTGTCTTCCATCGCCGTCCTCTGTTCTTGCAGCGTAGAATTTGATACCCGCGGAGCCGAACGCCTGCAGTTCAGCTACACAAATCCGCCCAACATCAAAACGGACTATGAAGTTCTCCTGGGAAATCTCGAAGCGAAAAAGTATCAAGACATTCACGGGCCAGTTAAACACATTTCCCAAAAGAACTACGTCATCGCCAAAGACGCCGACGGCAATCTACTCGAGCCCCATTTTTCGGGAACCGTCGAAATCCACCACCTGCCGACAGGCGAAATGGCAGATTTCGCAAGCTATGACAGCACAGGCAGCTTAACGAGCCTTGCCCAAGTGATTCACAAGGCAAACCGTCGCGAAATCTACGTCCACGTTTTTGATTCAAACCGAGACTACGTTTACTTCCTCGGAAACGACAACCGCATTGTCGAAGAAACGGGAACGCCTTTCTACCGTCAAAGCCCGGTCGACCATTCCTGGAATTCCGCAGACGGGCATCTCTCCTGGGAAGAAAACAGCAAGCATCAGATTATAGCCGCCTCGGGCAACACGCCGAGCGTCCAGTTCCGCCATCTGTACGAATATGGCGAAAACGACTCCCTTGTCCGCATTGTCGCTATGGATGCAAACGGCAAAAAAATCGGTTCGATCAAACGGGAATTTCAAGATTCCCTTTTAAAGAAAGTGGAATTCCGATTTGATGAGCGTCTGTTCTACCCCGATCTTTTGAATTATACCGAAACGTACCAGTACGACTCCAAAGGCCGTTTAACGCATCTCATCACCCAGCATTCCAAAGCCTGGTCCCCCAAGAACGACACCGTCCTTTATGTTTACCGCGACAGTGCCGACATTTCGGAACGTACCGTTTACCGCCACGGCGAAAAGGAATCCCGCACCGTTTACGACTCCCACGGAAACGCCGTCCTGATCGAAACACACGGATCCTTTGTGTATGAAGGCGCTGACGGTACCGCAGAATCCTACGATGTTGAACGCCTTGTCCGCAAAATCGAATATTACGAGTCGCCCGCAAAAAAGGATTCCACGGCAACGGACTCCGTGGCACAAGTGCCCCAGGAAAAGCAGGACTTCATTTCTCTTTCCGCAGACGAATTCTTCCGCGAAACCAAAGACTCTTCCGTTTATTACTGCATTCCTTCCAAGGGTCGCATTTTCTGCCGTACCTTGAACAAAGTTCCGGGAACGCTCTTTTTAAACTTTATCGAAAGCATCACCTATAAAAATACAAGCGAAGTCTTCCTCAAAAAGAATGCGGCAAAGCCGACAAGTCCGCGCCTTGTTTCGGGCGGTAAATGCGCTTTGGTTTTGAACACGAGCGTAGAAGACAACGGGATTCTCTTTACCAATTCCCTCGTAAAGATGAAGCGGAATCCCTACTCGCAATTCTTTGGAGATACACTTTCGTTCTCCACCCAAAAATTCCCCTGCAAATTGAAATAAGAAACCCCAAAAATCAGTCGTCGATTTCGACAACCTTTCGGCTATTGGTAGAACCCATCGCAACGCGGACCGCGCTTTTGGGCTTTTTGAAATATTCTGCGATGACTTTACAGACAGCTTCGTTCGCCTTGCCTTCAACGGGAGGCGCTTTCACGTCAACTTTGTAGGAGCCGTCGGGTTGCGGAACAACGCTTTCGCGTTTGCTCCGAGCATGGACTTTTATCTGGATCTTCATTCCGGAAATTCCGGAGCCTGTTCCTTTTCCATCGCGGCAAGCAGGTCGGACTGGCTCTTGATCATAGCGCGGATGCGGATAAAATAGTTCGTGCGGAGCTGCTTCAGCTGTTCGATTTCAGAGCGGAGATCTTCGGCTTCGCGCTTCGTATTTTCCACTTCGTGCTGGGCGCGGGTCTTTGCTTCGGCAACAATCAGTTCGCCTTCCTTTTCGGCGTTGCGCTTGATCTCTTCCATCGTGCGCTGCATTGTGACCGCCGCATCCTGAATCGTCTTTTCGATTTGCTTGTAATAGTTCACACGTTCTTCTGCAATTTTCAAACGTTCCGTGAGCTCGGTACGGTTACGACCGGATTCTTCAAAAGCCTTGGCGGCCGTTTCGAGAAAAGCCTTGACCTCTTCCGGGTCAAAACCGCCAAAGCGTTTGGTGTGGAAAGTCTGGTTGCGGATGTCGAGCGGCGTGAGTTCCATGAAATAAACCTCTGATTACCCATAATATAGGATTTAAATTTTAGGCGGAATGTGGAGTGAGATAAAAACCATCCCTAAAACCGAACAACCGCATTTACTCCGCCACGCTTTTCGATAAAATTGAGTTCGGGGAAAATCATCAATTGCAGCGCACTGGATTCGCCACCGCGCTTTCGCAGCTTATAACGATCGAGCGCAGCTTGGTATTCATCGCGCTTATTGGCATGTCCTTTGTGGACAATATACTTGTAAGTGTTGTACGAAAGAACAGGAATACCCACGCCAAGAAAAGGGATGGAAGTTAATAGGCTTAAAGATCCTAAAACATTCCCGGCAACATTCTCGTAAGGATCGTTTGAATTGTACAATATGGCGTATAGTCCAAACCCGACAAGAGCCCCCCCTACAACGGTCAAACTCCCCCCTGCAATCATTCCAATCACATTTGGCCTGGAGTACGCCTGGTAGTTTTCTTCCGCAATCAAGTCATAATATATCTTGGCGCTATCGATCGTTGATTGAGGCGAAGTAATCTCGTGACCAAAACTGAAATTATATGAAACGGCAAAAAAGAATGCGACTATAATTTTCTTTAAATTCATTGCTCTAGCTTCCCGTCCAACATCTTTTCAATTGTTATAATTCCTCCATGCTTTGTTTTAACGGTCCATTGAAAAATCACGATGTTCAATCGAATATTTTATTGATGTTGGTTCTTCCTCGCATATTTCGTAAAGATCGAAATCCTTTTTTATTTCAAGCGGGATGTTTTTACATGATCTCAAGACCGAACCAATCATCATGGAACTATTCGGCAACAGCCGATAATTAATTTTTGTTATTTGAGCTTGAATTAAAATTTTACCATCCCTAAAACCGAACAACCGCATTTACTCCGCCACGTTTTTCGATAAAATTGAGTTCGGGGAAAATCATCAATTGCAGCGCACTGGATTCGCCACCGCGCTTTCGCAGCTTATAACGATCGAGCGCAGCTTGGTATTCATCGCTTTTTCTAAGATGACCTTTATGGACATTGTATTGATAGATATTATATATTAAAATGGGAGTTCCAATAAGGTAAAAAGGAACTGATATGGCAAGCATAATGCTACCGGCTATTGTCGTAAAAATCTCATCGGTTGCATCACCGTTTTTGTAATTCATCCCATATATTCCTCCGACCAAGAAAAATGTACCTACTCCCATAATTCCACCTCCAACAATCATGCCGACAATATTTGGCTTGTAATCAGAATTATAATAGTCGTCCCTTAAAATCCCGCCCAGCCCGCATAACTATTGGGAAAAACTGATTTCTACCCTGTGAAAATATTGCAAGGTTTTCTAAAATATGATTGAAAACCTTGCAATTTTTTATGTACAGACCGCCAAAATCCCACGCACAGACAAGCCTTTTCTGTTCCCTTGAGGAGCAGTTGAACCACAAGCATTCCCTCTACGTTCTCGCGAACAAGATTGACTGGAACAAGTTCGAGACCGAGTTTTCGAAACGGTTTGACGACAAAATGGGTGCGCCGAACAAGCCGATCCGTCTCATGACCGGGCTCATCATCCTGAAGCACATCCGCAACGTATCGGACGAGTCCGTCGTGGAGCAGTTTCAGGAAAACGCCTATTACCAGTATTTTTGCGGAGAACGGTTCTTCTCGACGGAGCAACCCTGCGACCCGAGCGAACTTGTTCACTTCCGGCACATGATTGGCGAAGCGGGCATGGACATGATCCTCAAGGAAAGTATCCTCGTCAACGATGACCACGATAAACAAGGACCGACAGGATGCGGCACGGTCTTTCTTGACACGACCGTGCAGGAAAAGAACATCACGTTCCCTACAGACGCCAAACTTGCGAACAAGATAATAGAACAGGTACAGAGGATCGTGGAAGAGCATGATCTTCCGCAAAGACAGTCCTACAAGAGAACCTTGAAGAAGGTCCATCGTGACCAGCGTTTCCGCAATCACCCGAAGAACGGCAAGAAGGCTCACAAGGCAGATCGCAGGCTGAAGACAATCGCGGGACGGCTCGTCCGTGAATTAGAGCGAAATCTCGCCAGCAAGAACTTGTTGAACACGTACAAAGAAAAAATCGAGCTTTTCAAAAAAGTTCTGGCACAGAAGAAATGCGACAAGGACAAGGTCTATTCGCTTCACGAACCCGAAGTAAAATGCATCGGCAAGGGCAAGGAACACAAGAAATACGAGTTCGGCAACAAGGTGTCAATCGCCCGGAGCTACAGCGGCATCATTGTCGGCGCGGTCTCGTTCCGGGACGAGTATGACGGACATACGATAGACGATACGCTTGACCATGTTGAACAAATGCTTGGATTCAGGCCGAGCCAGGCCGCATGCGACCGAGGCTACCGCGGACAAAAGGAATCCGGAACGACAAAGATCGTGATACCGGACGTCCCGAAGAAAAACGCGACTTACTACCAGAAGGAAAAGGCTCACAAGCTTTTTTGCAAGAGGGCAGGCATCGAGCCTATCAACGGCCACCTGAAAAGCGACCACCGTATGGGTAGAAATTTCTACAAGGGAATCTTTGGCGACATGCTCAATGCAAAGCTTGCAGCAGCGGCGTTCAACTTCAAGAGGGCCATGAGGCGCTTTTTTGTCCTGTTGGAATGGCTATACTGTTGCTTCCTTTGCCGGGAAGGGGTGAATAAAAACGGCGAACCTCCTTATCCTGCGCTCGCGAAGTGACTTTTTAAGGGTCAACTATAATACTCTTTAGTAATCAATTCGTGGTATATTTGAACGCTATCCACATTCGTTGATTGAGGCGAGATCACCTCGTTGCCAAAGCTTAAGCTATATGAAACGGCAAAAAAGAATGCGACTATAATTTTCTTTAAATTCATTGCTCTAGTTTCCTATCCAACATCTTTTCAATTGTTATAATTCCTCCATGCTTTGTTTTAACGGTTATATCCATTGAAAAATCACGAAGTTCAATCGAATATTTTATTGATGTTGGTTCTTCCTCGCATATTTCGTAAAGATCGAAATCCTTTTTTATTTCAAGCGGGATGTTTTTACATGATCTCAAGACCGAACCAATCATCATGGAACGATTCGGCCACAGCCGATAATTAATTTTTGTTATTTGAGCTTGAATTAAAATTTTACCATCCCTAAAACCGAACAACCGCATTTACTCCGCCACGCTTTTCGATAAAATTGAGTTCGGGGAAAATCATCAATTGCAGCGCACTGGATGCGCCACCGCGCTTTCGCAACTTATAACGATCGAGCGCAGCTTGGTATTCATCACGCTTATTGGCATGTCCTTTGTGGACAATATACTTGTAAGTGTTGTACGAAAGAACAGGAATACCCACGCCAAGAAAAGGGATGGATGCGCAAATGAATAATCCACCAACAGCTCTACCAAGAGCATCGCCAAAGGTTTGAGGATTTGAAGCATCTAATATGGCGTATAGTCCAAACCCGACAAGAGCCCCCCCCACAACGGTCAAACTCCCCCCTGCAATCATTCCAATCACATTTGGCCTGGAGTACGCCTGGTAGTTTTCTTCCGCAATCAAGTCATAATATATCTTGGCGCTATCGATCGTTGATTGAGGCGAGATCACCTCGTCGCCAAAGCTTAAGCTATATGAAACGGCAAAAAAGAATGCGACTATAATTTTCTTTAAATTCATTGCTCTAGCTTCCCGTCCAACATCTTTTCAATTGTTATAATTCCTCCATGCTTTGTTTTAACGGTTATATCCATTGAAAAATCACGAAGTTCAATCGAATATTTTATTGATGTTGGTTCTAAAATCTGGGCATATAAAGCTGTATCTTGCATACCCGAAATTTAAGTAGTTGACCCTTAAAAAGTCACTTCGCGAGCGCAGGATAAGGAGGTTCGCCGTTTTTATTCACCCCTTCCCGGCAAAGGAAGCAACAGTATAGCCATTCCAACAGGACAAAAAAGCGCCTCATGGCCCTCTTGAAGTTGAACGCCGCTGCTGCAAGCTTTGCATTGAGCATGTCGCCAAAGATTCCCTTGTAGAAATTTCTACCCATACGGTGGTCGCTTTTCAGGTGGCCGTTGATAGGCTCGATGCCTGCCCTCTTGCAAAAAAGCTTGTGAGCCTTTTCCTTCTGGTAGTAAGTCGCGTTTTTCTTCGGGACGTCCGGTATCACGATCTTTGTCGTTCCGGATTCCTTTTGTCCGCGGTAGCCTCGGTCGCATGCGGCCTGGCTCGGCCTGAATCCAAGCATTTGTTCAACATGGTCAAGCGTATCGTCTATCGTATGTCCGTCATACTCGTCCCGGAACGAGACCGCGCCGACAATGATGCCGCTGTAGCTCCGGGCGATTGACACCTTGTTGCCGAACTCGTATTTCTTGTGTTCCTTGCCCTTGCCGATGCATTTTACTTCGGGTTCGTGAAGCGAATAGACCTTGTCCTTGTCGCATTTCTTCTGTGCCAGAACTTTTTTGAAAAGCTCGATTTTTTCTTTGTACGTGTTCAACAAGTTCTTGCTGGCGAGATTTCGCTCTAATTCACGGACGAGCCGTCCCGCGATTGTCTTCAGCCTGCGATCTGCCTTGTGAGCCTTCTTGCCGTTCTTCGGGTGATTGCGGAAACGCTGGTCACGATGGACCTTCTTCAAGGTTCTCTTGTAGGACTGTCTTTGCGGAAGATCATGCTCTTCCACGATCCTCTGTACCTGTTCTATTATCTTGTTCGCAAGTTTGGCGTCTGTAGGGAACGTGATGTTCTTTTCCTGCACGGTCGTGTCAAGAAAGACCGTGCCGCATCCTGTCGGTCCTTGTTTATCGTGGTCATCGTTGACGAGGATACTTTCCTTGAGGATCATGTCCATGCCCGCTTCGCCAATCATGTGCCGGAAGTGAACAAGTTCGCTCGGGTCGCAGGGTTGCTCCGTCGAGAAGAACCGTTCTCCGCAAAAATACTGGTAATAGGCGTTTTCCTGAAACTGCTCCACGACGGACTCGTCCGATACGTTGCGGATGTGCTTCAGGATGATGAGCCCGGTCATGAGACGGATCGGCTTGTTCGGCGCACCCATTTTGTCGTCAAACCGTTTCGAAAACTCGGTCTCGAACTTGTTCCAGTCAATCTTGTTCGCGAGAACGTAGAGGGAATGCTTGTGGTTCAACTGCTCCTCAAGGGAACAGAAAAGGCTTGTCTGTGCGTGGGATTTTGGCGGTCTGTACATAAAAAATTGCAAGGTTTTCAATCATATTTTAGAAAACCTTGCAATATTTTCACAGGGTAGAAATCAGTTTTTCCCAATAGTTATGCGGGCTGGGCGGGATTTTAAGGGACGACTAAGTAAATTACGCCAAGAGAGGGTTCAATTTACCCACACATATTCGGGAAGAGATTACAAATTTAGCGGATTCCAAATTTTTCGTCGATGAAAGACGATTTCAAACAAGTTAAATTTTAGTCCCGATCTCTTCCAGAATAGCACAAAGGACTCTTCTGGCTTCGGGTTGGATATTTGCCGGAACAATTTCCTTTCTCCAGTTTTCAAGACATTGTTCCGAAGGCATTTCCAAATCAAGCATATAGCGTGGACTATGTGTAATTGCCACATCTGCCCTTGTTCTTGGTGTGTCTGAAAAAATGGTCGCTCCCCAAAAACCGCCTATTCAAACCGCAACGCTTCGATGGGGTCGAGCCGAGAGGCTTTTCTCGCCGGATACCAGCCGAAGAAAACGCCCGTGGCAAAGCAAACGCCAAAGCTTACCACGACGCTCGAAAGGGTAATGCTCATCGGCCAGTTCAAGAAGAGCTTCACCCCGGTCGTCGCAAGCACGCCGAGCAAAATACCCACCAGGCCGCCAAGAAGACTAATCATCACCGATTCAAAAAGGAACTGCAATAGGATATCCCAACCGCGTGCACCAATCGCCATGCGAAGGCCGATTTCACGGGTACGTTCTGTCACCGAAACATACATGATGTTCATAATGCCGATACCGCCCACGAGAAGGCTAATTCCGGCGATTGCCGTCAGCACAAGCGAAAGCAAATCCGAAGTGCTCGTAATCATTTCGATCATTTCTTCCTGCGTGCGTACGCGGAACGGATCCCTCGGTTCTTTCCACGAACGACGTTCCTTGAGAATTTTCATGATCTCTTCGCTTGCAAGGCTCGCATAGCCTTCGCCGATCGAGTTCGCGTAGATAGTGCGAATGTTCGTCGTCGCATTAAAGCGTTTCATCACCGTCTGGTACGGAGTAAAGATGACTTCATCCTGGTCCTGCCCGAAGTCGCTCGAACCTTTTGCCTTTAACGTGCCTATCACTTTGAGCGGAATGTTTTTATAACGGATCGTTTTGCCAATCGGGTCCGTATCCGGGAAAAGCGTCGAGACGACCGTCTGCCCGATGACGCAAACCTTTGCCATGCGATCCGCCTTGTCGTCAAACATCACACCCTGATCGATTTCATAATTGCGAATCTTCAAATAATCGGAGCTGATGCCCGAAAGCGAAACGGCTTCATTCTTGTTGCCGACAATCGCTTGCCCGCTCGCTGTCACCATCGGAGAAACCCCGTTGATGTACTGCGCCTTTTCACGAAGCGCAATCACGTCCGCTTCTTCAAGCGTCACGGTCGAAGAGTTCGCATCGAGCTGTACACCGCCACGGAAAGAAGAACTAGGCATAATCGTAATCGCATTCGTTCCCATCGCCGAGATCTTCGACTTGATCGACTGTTTGGAACCTTCGCCCATCGCAACCATCGTAATGACCGCCGCGACTCCAATCACAATGCCGAGCACCGAAAGGAAAGTGCGCATGCGATTGCGGAGTAATGCGCGGAATGCAATTTTGATGAGGGTGAAAGGACTCATACGGACTCATCCTCATCGTCAAAAGTTTCCGGAGGCGGAAGCGCCATAAAGGCTTCATGCGCATTCTGGACATCTCCATTCGGCGTATCGCGCTTGATCTGTCCATCGCGTAAAACGATTGTGCGGCTGCTGAAAGTCGCAATGTCCGGTTCGTGCGTCACAAAGACGATCGTCTTTCCACGGGAATTCAGCTCCTGAAAAATTTCCATGATTTCATAGCTTGTACGCGTATCCAAGTTTCCTGTCGCTTCATCGGCAAGAAGGATCACCGGGTCGTTCACCAGGGCGCGCGCAATCGCGACTCTCTGCTGCTGACCGCCCGAAAGCTGATTTGGCAAATGGTTCATACGCGATTCGAGGCCGACACGTTT
Coding sequences within it:
- a CDS encoding DUF167 domain-containing protein is translated as MKIQIKVHARSKRESVVPQPDGSYKVDVKAPPVEGKANEAVCKVIAEYFKKPKSAVRVAMGSTNSRKVVEIDD
- a CDS encoding DivIVA domain-containing protein; the encoded protein is MELTPLDIRNQTFHTKRFGGFDPEEVKAFLETAAKAFEESGRNRTELTERLKIAEERVNYYKQIEKTIQDAAVTMQRTMEEIKRNAEKEGELIVAEAKTRAQHEVENTKREAEDLRSEIEQLKQLRTNYFIRIRAMIKSQSDLLAAMEKEQAPEFPE
- a CDS encoding IS5 family transposase: MYRPPKSHAQTSLFCSLEEQLNHKHSLYVLANKIDWNKFETEFSKRFDDKMGAPNKPIRLMTGLIILKHIRNVSDESVVEQFQENAYYQYFCGERFFSTEQPCDPSELVHFRHMIGEAGMDMILKESILVNDDHDKQGPTGCGTVFLDTTVQEKNITFPTDAKLANKIIEQVQRIVEEHDLPQRQSYKRTLKKVHRDQRFRNHPKNGKKAHKADRRLKTIAGRLVRELERNLASKNLLNTYKEKIELFKKVLAQKKCDKDKVYSLHEPEVKCIGKGKEHKKYEFGNKVSIARSYSGIIVGAVSFRDEYDGHTIDDTLDHVEQMLGFRPSQAACDRGYRGQKESGTTKIVIPDVPKKNATYYQKEKAHKLFCKRAGIEPINGHLKSDHRMGRNFYKGIFGDMLNAKLAAAAFNFKRAMRRFFVLLEWLYCCFLCREGVNKNGEPPYPALAK
- a CDS encoding ABC transporter permease — protein: MSPFTLIKIAFRALLRNRMRTFLSVLGIVIGVAAVITMVAMGEGSKQSIKSKISAMGTNAITIMPSSSFRGGVQLDANSSTVTLEEADVIALREKAQYINGVSPMVTASGQAIVGNKNEAVSLSGISSDYLKIRNYEIDQGVMFDDKADRMAKVCVIGQTVVSTLFPDTDPIGKTIRYKNIPLKVIGTLKAKGSSDFGQDQDEVIFTPYQTVMKRFNATTNIRTIYANSIGEGYASLASEEIMKILKERRSWKEPRDPFRVRTQEEMIEMITSTSDLLSLVLTAIAGISLLVGGIGIMNIMYVSVTERTREIGLRMAIGARGWDILLQFLFESVMISLLGGLVGILLGVLATTGVKLFLNWPMSITLSSVVVSFGVCFATGVFFGWYPARKASRLDPIEALRFE